A genomic region of Pedosphaera parvula Ellin514 contains the following coding sequences:
- a CDS encoding RNA polymerase sigma factor, which produces MSWDLETEMISRCCKGDSSAWDELFDRHYASAGRFVFQLGYNFTQEDVEEICQEVFLSVIRSLDSFHGNSQFQTWLFRIAANKARDYRQKQQAAKRGGGQVTLSLNADGPEEGPTLDPPSRAPGPDDTLMTTERMALLHGTLEKLGEPCREIIELRYFAELSYEELGQTLELNPKTVSSRLSKCLDHLEEIARPVFSREKIPTTPSNG; this is translated from the coding sequence ATGAGCTGGGATTTGGAAACAGAAATGATTTCCCGCTGCTGCAAGGGCGATTCGTCCGCGTGGGACGAATTGTTTGACCGACATTATGCATCAGCGGGGCGTTTTGTTTTCCAGCTAGGCTACAATTTCACGCAGGAAGATGTGGAGGAGATTTGCCAGGAAGTGTTCCTCTCGGTGATTCGCAGTCTCGATTCCTTCCATGGTAACAGCCAGTTCCAAACATGGTTGTTTCGCATTGCAGCGAACAAGGCGCGGGATTACCGGCAAAAGCAACAGGCAGCGAAGCGTGGCGGCGGCCAGGTGACCCTCTCGCTGAATGCGGATGGCCCTGAGGAGGGTCCAACCCTGGATCCCCCTAGTCGTGCACCAGGACCCGATGACACCTTGATGACCACCGAGCGGATGGCTCTGCTCCATGGAACATTGGAAAAACTGGGCGAACCGTGCCGAGAAATTATTGAACTCCGTTACTTTGCTGAATTGAGCTACGAGGAATTGGGCCAGACATTGGAACTCAACCCGAAAACGGTGAGTTCCCGCCTCAGCAAGTGCCTGGATCACCTCGAGGAAATTGCCCGACCTGTTTTTTCCCGGGAGAAAATTCCCACAACTCCGTCTAATGGTTAG
- a CDS encoding response regulator — protein MNAIEQHVLHVDDDPSDSVLMQQACRKAQVSFVLHSVRDGELAIEYLSGTGQFADREKNPFPALVLLDLKMPRKTGFDVLQWMRQQEACKVLPVIIFTASSQEEDIKRAYECGANSYLVKPVGIHTLMEMVKMIDGYWLGLNHILKL, from the coding sequence ATGAACGCCATTGAACAGCATGTTCTTCACGTGGATGACGATCCGAGCGATTCGGTTCTGATGCAACAAGCCTGTCGGAAGGCGCAAGTGTCTTTCGTGTTGCATTCGGTTCGCGACGGAGAATTGGCCATTGAATACCTGAGTGGGACCGGCCAATTTGCCGACCGGGAAAAAAATCCTTTCCCCGCCCTCGTCCTGCTGGACTTAAAAATGCCCCGGAAAACCGGATTTGATGTCTTGCAGTGGATGCGGCAGCAGGAAGCCTGCAAAGTTCTGCCGGTGATTATCTTCACAGCCTCCAGTCAGGAGGAAGATATCAAACGCGCTTACGAGTGCGGGGCCAATTCCTACCTCGTTAAACCAGTAGGCATTCATACCTTGATGGAAATGGTCAAGATGATTGACGGCTACTGGCTTGGACTTAATCACATTCTGAAACTATAA
- a CDS encoding PAS domain S-box protein: MRIGKVTSHELAQFIEERRILRSPPWLWRFGFAGGCVLAAFLLRYELAPMLGQRVPLAFFTPAALVAAWYGGVSAGLFALFLGLLLGDYFFLPPVHGFGVLNSMDVTAIITYACTALIGVGVIENLHRARHQIDLISKAAERLQKEMTERARAEDSLRQSEARFRLLMDEAKDYALFMLDQEGKIIEWNAGAQRMKGYTAEQILGQHFSQFYPPEDIALHRPENALAKAEAEGRFEDEGWLMRRDGSRFWANAVITALHDKSGKLVCFSKLVRDATERRRAEEESRKREARFRELADAMPQIVWSTRSNGEVDYVNRKWFEYTGLTAEQTYISQGWTGNVHPEDKELLVQVVHKALKTNAPFQLEKRIRSVTGEYRWHLSRGVPVKDEAGQVVRWFATSTDIEDQKRIEHDLERAREQLAHLAHDLEIRVVERTAKLGESIRSLEGVLYHVAHDLRAPLRAMEGFTQLLLETNAPRFDEAGKDYAWRIISAANRMDQLIKDLLVYGRLTHMEAVCRKVDLETEVDRVLVELESEIKFRRAEVKVYRPLPQAWANSTIINQILSNLVSNALKFIKAGSVPHIEIGGRLENRKVRFWVKDDGIGIDDLYQQQIFRVFERLHDGEGYLGTGIGLAIVRKGAERMGGTVGVESRPGEGSLFWVELPGSSQTK; encoded by the coding sequence ATGCGAATCGGGAAGGTCACCAGCCATGAACTGGCTCAATTTATCGAGGAAAGGAGAATTCTGCGCTCTCCTCCGTGGCTGTGGCGATTCGGTTTCGCGGGTGGGTGTGTTTTGGCTGCATTCCTTTTGCGTTATGAACTGGCGCCCATGCTGGGGCAGCGAGTTCCACTGGCATTTTTTACTCCCGCAGCGCTCGTTGCCGCCTGGTACGGAGGAGTCAGTGCCGGGTTGTTCGCCTTGTTCCTGGGATTGCTGTTGGGGGATTATTTTTTTCTCCCCCCTGTCCATGGCTTCGGTGTGTTGAATTCCATGGATGTGACCGCGATCATCACCTATGCCTGCACCGCTTTGATCGGCGTGGGGGTGATTGAAAATCTGCATCGCGCAAGGCATCAGATTGATTTGATAAGCAAGGCGGCTGAGCGACTGCAAAAGGAAATGACCGAGCGGGCGCGTGCTGAAGACTCATTGCGGCAAAGTGAAGCAAGATTCAGGTTGTTGATGGACGAGGCGAAAGACTACGCACTTTTTATGTTGGACCAGGAGGGCAAAATAATTGAATGGAACGCGGGGGCTCAAAGGATGAAGGGCTACACGGCGGAACAAATTCTGGGGCAGCATTTTTCACAGTTCTATCCTCCGGAGGATATTGCCTTGCACCGCCCGGAAAATGCTTTGGCGAAGGCGGAGGCTGAGGGGCGGTTTGAAGATGAGGGTTGGTTGATGAGGCGGGACGGATCGCGTTTTTGGGCAAACGCAGTGATTACCGCATTGCATGACAAGTCGGGCAAGTTGGTATGCTTTTCCAAACTGGTGCGAGACGCCACGGAGCGCAGGCGCGCTGAGGAAGAATCGCGGAAGCGGGAAGCGCGATTCCGTGAACTGGCTGATGCGATGCCACAGATTGTCTGGAGCACCAGATCGAATGGGGAAGTCGATTACGTCAACCGAAAGTGGTTCGAGTATACTGGTCTTACCGCTGAGCAGACCTATATTTCTCAAGGTTGGACTGGCAATGTACATCCAGAGGATAAGGAATTACTGGTGCAGGTCGTTCATAAAGCCTTGAAGACAAACGCGCCTTTTCAACTGGAAAAGAGAATTCGGAGCGTGACCGGCGAATACCGCTGGCATCTTAGTCGTGGCGTGCCTGTGAAAGATGAGGCAGGACAGGTGGTGCGGTGGTTTGCAACCTCGACGGATATTGAGGACCAGAAACGGATCGAGCATGATTTGGAACGGGCGCGGGAACAGTTGGCCCATCTTGCGCATGACCTCGAGATCCGGGTGGTCGAGCGCACTGCCAAGCTGGGGGAGAGCATTCGTTCCCTGGAAGGCGTGTTATATCATGTGGCGCACGATCTTAGGGCGCCCTTGCGTGCCATGGAAGGGTTCACCCAACTCCTGCTGGAAACCAATGCCCCCAGATTTGACGAGGCTGGAAAGGATTATGCCTGGCGAATTATTTCGGCTGCGAACCGCATGGATCAGTTAATCAAGGACCTGCTCGTCTATGGTCGCTTGACTCACATGGAGGCGGTGTGTCGAAAAGTCGATCTTGAGACAGAAGTTGATCGGGTGCTTGTGGAACTTGAAAGCGAGATTAAATTTCGAAGAGCGGAAGTGAAGGTGTATCGACCGTTGCCGCAAGCCTGGGCCAACTCCACCATTATCAACCAAATTCTCTCCAACCTGGTTTCAAATGCGCTTAAGTTTATAAAGGCCGGTTCTGTGCCTCATATCGAAATTGGCGGGCGGTTGGAAAATCGCAAGGTGCGATTTTGGGTGAAGGATGATGGAATAGGTATTGATGATCTTTACCAACAGCAGATTTTTCGGGTCTTTGAGCGTCTCCACGATGGTGAAGGTTACCTCGGAACCGGGATCGGGTTGGCAATTGTCCGCAAAGGGGCGGAGCGAATGGGCGGAACGGTCGGAGTGGAATCGCGACCGGGTGAGGGCAGCCTTTTCTGGGTGGAGCTCCCTGGAAGTTCCCAAACAAAATGA